One window of Streptomyces sp. NBC_00273 genomic DNA carries:
- a CDS encoding class I SAM-dependent methyltransferase has translation MTAHEYRAWSTASYARAIHAPQRALPLSLGDAEGWSFPLDLERWCARADAADRTVLRRCTGRVLDIGCGAGRMVEALAGRGHHVLGIDVCPVAVITTACRGGSAVSRSVFEPLPDEGGWGTALLIDGNIGIGGEPRRLLHRIREVVAPEGLLLVETDPGEVDERRRVRIHAGHQPVSTVFPWAVVGATALGRHAADSGWTEAERWASARGRHFVALRACR, from the coding sequence GTGACCGCTCATGAATACCGGGCCTGGAGCACCGCCTCCTACGCGCGGGCGATCCACGCCCCGCAGCGTGCCCTGCCCCTGTCCCTGGGTGATGCGGAGGGCTGGTCCTTCCCCCTGGACCTGGAAAGGTGGTGCGCCCGGGCGGACGCGGCCGACCGGACCGTGCTGCGGCGGTGCACCGGCCGGGTACTGGACATCGGGTGCGGCGCCGGGCGTATGGTCGAGGCGCTCGCGGGGCGTGGCCACCACGTCCTCGGTATCGACGTCTGTCCAGTCGCCGTGATCACAACCGCCTGTCGGGGCGGTTCTGCGGTGAGCAGATCGGTATTCGAACCGCTCCCCGACGAGGGCGGGTGGGGAACGGCGCTGCTGATCGACGGCAACATCGGGATCGGTGGCGAGCCACGACGGCTGCTGCACCGGATCCGGGAGGTCGTGGCTCCGGAGGGGCTCCTCCTGGTGGAGACCGATCCTGGTGAGGTGGACGAGCGTCGTCGCGTCCGGATCCACGCCGGTCACCAGCCGGTCAGCACAGTCTTCCCCTGGGCCGTGGTCGGGGCCACCGCCCTCGGCCGCCATGCCGCGGATTCGGGGTGGACCGAGGCCGAGCGGTGGGCCAGCGCCCGAGGACGTCACTTCGTCGCGCTGCGCGCCTGCCGCTGA
- a CDS encoding molybdopterin-dependent oxidoreductase: MGAGPPPGPARPEFWRSPLRGPWLTAVFGLVLLFGITVLFVTGLLSYAAYNPDLAAVNDQTPNKGWLGFYLFSWPTSPYWLYRLTQGVHVTLGIVLVPVLLAKLWSVIPKLFEWPPIRSVSHAMERLSLLLLVGGAGFEFVTGILNVQLHYIFPGSFYTLHFYGAWVFIGAFVVHVAFRLPRALRAVRARFGEPAAGTGEAVELVSPRPAEPTISRRGALAMVGLGSVALLVVTAGQSIGGWWRRTALLAPHGQDPGSGPNGFQINKTAASVGIRPSDVGPAWRLTVRGPGRQVDLTYEQLLAMTQHESALPIACVEGWSTPDQRWGGVRLTDLAALVGLGVNTPRVLVESVQRGGSFSSAVLSDHQVRDSRSLLAVRVNGATLSADHGYPARAIIAGAPGVHNTKWVTRLTFGEPA; the protein is encoded by the coding sequence CTGGGAGCGGGGCCGCCCCCGGGGCCGGCCCGTCCGGAGTTCTGGCGGAGTCCACTCCGCGGTCCATGGCTGACCGCAGTGTTCGGGCTGGTCCTCTTGTTCGGGATCACGGTGCTCTTCGTAACCGGCCTGCTGTCGTACGCGGCGTACAACCCCGATCTCGCGGCGGTCAACGACCAGACGCCGAACAAGGGATGGCTCGGCTTCTACCTGTTCTCCTGGCCCACTTCTCCCTACTGGCTATACCGGCTCACCCAGGGCGTCCACGTCACGCTGGGCATCGTCCTGGTGCCCGTACTGCTGGCGAAGCTGTGGTCGGTCATCCCGAAGTTGTTCGAGTGGCCACCGATCCGCTCGGTCAGCCACGCTATGGAGCGGCTGTCGCTGCTGTTGCTGGTCGGCGGCGCCGGCTTCGAGTTCGTCACCGGCATCCTCAACGTCCAGCTCCACTACATCTTCCCCGGCTCCTTCTACACCCTGCACTTCTACGGGGCCTGGGTGTTCATCGGCGCGTTCGTCGTGCATGTGGCCTTCCGGCTGCCCAGGGCACTGCGGGCCGTACGGGCACGATTCGGGGAGCCTGCGGCGGGTACCGGGGAAGCGGTCGAGCTGGTCTCGCCACGCCCCGCGGAGCCGACCATCTCCCGCCGGGGTGCCCTGGCCATGGTGGGGCTCGGGTCGGTCGCGCTGCTGGTCGTCACGGCGGGGCAGAGCATCGGCGGATGGTGGCGGCGGACCGCCCTGCTGGCCCCGCACGGCCAGGACCCGGGTTCGGGCCCGAACGGGTTCCAGATCAACAAGACCGCCGCCTCGGTCGGCATCCGGCCCAGCGACGTCGGTCCCGCGTGGCGGCTGACCGTACGCGGCCCGGGACGTCAGGTCGACCTGACGTACGAGCAGCTCCTGGCCATGACGCAGCACGAGTCGGCCCTGCCCATCGCCTGCGTGGAGGGCTGGTCGACCCCCGACCAGCGGTGGGGCGGGGTCCGGCTCACCGATCTGGCCGCACTCGTCGGGCTCGGGGTGAACACCCCCCGGGTCCTCGTCGAATCGGTGCAGCGCGGCGGCTCGTTCAGCTCGGCCGTGCTCAGCGACCACCAGGTCCGTGACAGCCGCTCGCTCCTGGCCGTCCGCGTCAACGGGGCGACCCTCTCCGCCGACCACGGCTACCCGGCGCGAGCCATCATCGCGGGGGCTCCGGGGGTCCACAACACCAAATGGGTCACCCGCCTCACCTTCGGAGAGCCCGCATGA
- the fabG gene encoding 3-oxoacyl-ACP reductase FabG, which produces MLGTDRRKRSVVVTGATRGIGRGIAELFACRGATVVVTGRDEAVARTVADGLADTTGGRVLGLGVDVRDPEAIEAMAAEAERRHGHVDVLCANGGIFPEKPLREMTAEDVDEVLAVNLRGSVLTVKAFLPAMERAGHGRIVLTSSITGPTTGYAGWTHYGASKAGQLGFLRGAVLELAPAGITVNAVLPGNIRTEGLTDLGEEYLRRMSAAIPLGRLGETADIAHAALFLASDEAAFITGQTLTVDGGQTLPESLDAFTPPRT; this is translated from the coding sequence ATGTTGGGCACTGACCGGCGCAAGCGGTCGGTGGTCGTAACTGGCGCAACGCGCGGGATCGGCCGGGGCATCGCGGAGTTGTTCGCCTGCCGCGGGGCGACCGTGGTCGTCACCGGCCGGGACGAGGCGGTCGCCCGTACGGTCGCCGACGGGCTCGCCGACACCACCGGGGGCCGCGTGCTCGGCCTGGGTGTGGATGTGCGGGATCCGGAGGCGATCGAGGCGATGGCCGCCGAGGCTGAACGCCGTCACGGGCATGTGGACGTGCTGTGCGCGAACGGGGGGATCTTCCCGGAGAAGCCCCTGCGCGAGATGACGGCCGAGGACGTGGACGAGGTCTTGGCTGTCAACCTGCGTGGCTCGGTCCTGACCGTGAAGGCGTTCCTGCCGGCGATGGAGCGTGCCGGGCACGGCCGCATCGTGCTGACCTCCTCTATCACCGGCCCCACTACCGGGTACGCCGGCTGGACGCACTACGGTGCCAGCAAAGCCGGGCAGCTCGGTTTCCTTCGGGGCGCGGTCCTTGAGTTGGCTCCCGCCGGCATCACGGTCAACGCCGTCCTGCCCGGCAACATCCGCACCGAAGGTCTCACCGACCTGGGGGAGGAGTACTTGCGGCGGATGTCCGCGGCGATCCCGCTCGGCCGACTGGGCGAGACCGCCGACATCGCCCACGCCGCTCTCTTCCTCGCATCTGACGAAGCCGCGTTCATCACCGGCCAGACCCTCACGGTCGACGGTGGCCAGACACTCCCCGAATCCCTCGACGCCTTCACACCACCGCGCACCTGA